In a genomic window of Streptomyces pristinaespiralis:
- a CDS encoding VOC family protein, producing MTPRFDAIGLVVSDMAASLAFYRRLGLDIPAEADSAPHAEAVLPGGLRLMWDTEETVRSFDPDWTRPDGGERMAPAFLCDSAAEVDALYDELVAAGYRGHLKPWDAVWGQRYAVVLDPDGLGVSLFAALS from the coding sequence ATGACTCCACGATTCGACGCGATCGGCCTGGTCGTCAGCGACATGGCCGCCTCACTCGCCTTCTACCGCCGCCTCGGTCTCGACATCCCCGCGGAGGCGGACTCCGCGCCGCACGCGGAGGCCGTACTGCCCGGCGGGCTGCGCCTGATGTGGGACACCGAGGAGACGGTCCGCTCCTTCGACCCCGACTGGACCCGCCCCGACGGGGGCGAACGGATGGCACCGGCGTTCCTCTGCGACAGCGCCGCCGAGGTCGACGCGCTGTACGACGAACTCGTCGCCGCCGGGTACCGGGGCCACCTCAAGCCCTGGGACGCCGTCTGGGGGCAGCGTTACGCGGTCGTCCTCGATCCCGACGGGCTCGGCGTCTCGCTCTTCGCCGCCCTGTCGTAG